The following nucleotide sequence is from Trifolium pratense cultivar HEN17-A07 linkage group LG2, ARS_RC_1.1, whole genome shotgun sequence.
ATTCCATAGTAGTGAATCTTGATACCAAATTAAGAGTTCTACACTTCTTTTAAATTGTTCGATCTAAATTGAACGATTTAATTTTTGATCTTAGATTgtaacaaataataacaaaaaatgtCTTAAGATCTTAACCTTCTATATAATCTTGATCGATCAGACAATTCTAAGGGCCACCGTATACTTTTGCGATCGCACTTAATCATATTCAAATCATGTATTCAAATGTTTTTGATCATGACTTATTACTCATATGATTAAGATTGTTAGCTGCCCAACTTTCACATAATTTCACACAATAATAAATCTCGATTGTCAATTTGAAATCGAACAGTCCAAATTACATAGTAAAGCAATCTCAACCATCAATCCAAATTTGACGACTAAGAGTCGTAACTGTGTCACGGAGttatatattgaaatttaaTTCTCcctatgagagagagagagagagagagagagagagagaagaaagagTAAAGCTGCCCGCGTGAATGATGTTGATCAAACCCACtaacattcatcatcactaatgTTTTTTGCCTCCTAATCCCTTTCCAAACACTGCCAAAATTCCTACTAGTAACAACTTTTTTACTTTTCTATACACAAACACACATAGAAACATCATTATGGCATAGTAGTAATAATACAATAATGTTGTGTTTGCACTCCTTCTCAAACTTCTAGGGCATGCCTTCTTACTTTATCTGCACAGTTGTTTGATGGTTTATAAGCTAGCACTTATCACCCCCAACTTCCCAAGCTACCACACTCAAACTCTAGTACCCTATTCTTTCAAGTTTCAAGAGTCAAGATCAACCCAACCATTCTTTATCTCTTGTTTAGTCTTAGtactcaaatattttaatatagtaTATATGATTGGATTGCTAAGGAAAAACTCTCCTTAAATTTTCGTTGGTCTAACTCATGTTACAACCCCTAATTCTTGCTAGATTAGTATTTTAATAACGGTTTCACACattattgcaatttttattgtAACCCATTTTTTTATCTCAAAAAtggtcttctttttttttttgacaatcatCTTGATGATGGTCTTATTAGGCCTaaagttgtgattttttatttatattgaaaGCTATTACATTTATAAGAAAGTATATATAGTTGGTTTGTCATTGCCTCAATCATGATATGAGTTCATTTTCGTTTTGGACTATAGcatagttaaaaaaaagttataacttTCGCATAGTGTGTCATTTTCATATATGTTAATTAACTTCTTTCTTTcgtttgataatgacaaaaattaaatttcataaaatagaTCTAGGTTGGACATGTActacttttttatattaaggtGTTTCCTAAAACCTCCCTCCATAATGTTATCTTATCTATCAAGAGATGTCACCTCTCCTTTCCTAATAAAATTGAATCAAAAACTAAGATCCTTGAGCAAGCTAGCCTCCTCTGACTCTAGAGAATAAATTTAGTAATATCAACTgttagataaataaattattacttttaatctttaacataattttttttttttttaaatacattgagTAAATTTGTTTTGTGCtctttattaaaaagaaaaggaaaagaaaatctagaGCCTAAATTTTATGTTACTACAATACAATTATGGGCTACTTAAGTTTCAACTTATGAAAAGAAGCTGGGCCTCTGTGAGAATAACACACACTCTCCCATTTGCTAtctaatatttaattatttttctaataattttaagtttttaactaTCCATAGATTATTATTGCATCAACTTctgccaaaataaataaatctccATTGCATCAacttctaccaaaaaaattgtgcatcaactttttcaaaattgaaactGTTACAACCTTATTTACATTCTATAATGTCACAAGGTATATCaaacaaaatttacttttatatttagataaaaagaagaaaaaaaatgaagccTTGAACATAAACATGTTATTAATGATTCAGCAAAAACACACAACATAGGATGGATATTGTTCATATACATATGCCTTAAAAAGATATCATGTTCTTAATTTGCACATGACACCTAGAATCTCAGGACAACCCTTGCGTATTCATAGCAGTTAAATTACATGGTAGAAAATGTATATCTCTAGCATGGAATAGAGTTCTAAAATTCTTAACACTGTTTGAAATGCCATGAGTGCAACTTGTGAGGGATAAGGGGGAAAGCACACTCGAGACAAAACGATTCTATTCATGCATCCAATACAGTTACACTTATTGTACAAATCTTGAATGGAGTGCAAAAAAATTCTCCACTATTCTGTCAATTTTTCTAATATGATAAATTACTACATTATAAGTCTACACTGCTTTACAAATTGTACTAAAAATTTGGGATTAATTACCAAGCAGAAAAATCTTTAAATTCACCACTGACAActgcttttcttttctttcctacaactGCTGTAGCGGTGTCGACAGCAGCAGGTTCAGCCGAAACATTCTTAGCTTTCAAGTATTTGCCAACGCCACCACCAGTACCTCCAGATTCAGAAGTTCCAGCTCCAGGATTACTATACCATGAGCCAACCTTGTCCTGAAATGTAAGCCAAAAAAGTCCAATCGATTACTTAACAATAATCTTAAAAAAACAAGGAgaaaaaattaaccaaaaagAGGGATCTCAGATTTGTGGAACACACATTTTCTTCATCATTTGCATTCTTCTCTTTGGCATTAGCTTGCTCTTCTTCCTCATCTGGTTCGGTGTAAGGATTGACAAACGTTGTAACACCTGTTATCTTGATTTCCTCCTGCAagccaaaaaatatataagcaCATAATCCATTGTTTAAGTTGACAGCATGGCACGCTTGAATAATGGTTAATGAATCATTCAGAAGACATCAAATGTCCCATCAAGCGTTGTTGTTAAATATCAACTCTTCAAATCAAGAGAAAACATGCCAAtgtttatttatcaaataagctcttagggtgcgtttgatctgctaaaaatcaggggactggactagacaacttttgttgtaccctgtttgatttgaaactggttatgagactggacaaattaggtagcaagggacaggacaaaaacaagattgtTTGTCCCTCACCGAATtacaggacaactttttgtccacattGCAACTAtgaaaaatacgaaaatacccattctaTTTTTCGAATATAAGGATATTATCGCCCTATATCTCTTCGGTACatttttgtcctgtcctgtcctgtattatcttgttctatCCTGTattgttctgtccagtacttgctgttttacgaatcaaacgcacccttaatgTATAATGAGATGCAAAAAAAGTACTACTCTGTACTCGAGATAGTCCAAAACCTCAATGTTTACAAATGAAAGTGTAAAGGGATGTACAGGGATATATAGTACCCACAATGCAAATTTAATGAGCGAAACCCAAGGTTCAAACTAGCTAGACAGATGTGAAGGTAACAAACATAACGATGCAAAAGATCACAAAATATGTCCGATGgcagaagaatctacttttttttCTAAAGCAGGTCCAAAATTTGGAATCCttttgtcatattttttgtaaatacagtttcaaaagaataaaaccaaaaataaggGAGGGCAGGGGTCTGGGGGGACAGTCTATTGCATTGCATCAATAGTGAAATTAATTTCTGACTCACCAGAGGTCGGTCACTGTCATCAACAGGAACCTTTTCCATTGTTGTTAGTGTAGGCAAGCCACCAACTACTATTCCAAAAACTGTATGTTTGAAGTTTAAATGATTTGCAGATTTGTACAAGATGAAAAACTGGGAACCATTAGTATGTGGGCCACTGTTTGCCATGCTAACCACACCCCTCCGAGAGTGGACTAATTTGGAGTTGAGTTCATCCTTAAAAGGTTTTCCCCAGATCGATTCACCACCTTTACCAGTACCAGTAGGATCGCCACCTTGTATCATAAAATTCCTGCATAAAATGGATTTTACAAGACTTTGTGAAATGTGACTCTTGATTTATTCCAGTGAGAAAGACACAAAGGTGGTCACATACCTAATGCTTCTATGAAAAGCTACTCCGTTATAATATCCACGTTCACAAAGCGTGATAAAGTTCTCACATGCCCTGGGCGCTATATCACAATGCAGCTCAATGTTCAAATCACCATGTGTTGTATGCAGTTGTACATATCCCTTTTTCTTTGGATTCTTCTCAACTTTCACATATTCATAATCATTTTTTGTAACTGGGTCATATGATGTTGAAGTGAAAGACCGGGAAGCAGCACCAGTAGTGTAACGACTTTTAACCTGAAATTGAGAACTTCATTAATACATAGAATAGTAGTTACTGGCCATCTCTTCATACAATTTATAAAAAGGATCATGTATAATTTGACTATGCACTAGAGGTATCACTAGGTAGGTCAAAAAGATGTATCTAGGAAGCTCACCATCTTTGCATTCACTGGTGCCCTGTCACCAGCCACATGCATAGCTATCCGGGCAGCAGTTTTATCACTTGATGTGGCTTTAGCAGCAGCTGCACTTCTTCCATGTAATGCGGCAGAGGCAGCATCTACAATACTGAGTGCCTGGGGAGCTCCATCGGCATTCGATTTGGAATCTTCTTTAACATGTGACCTTGCAGCTAAGATTGCAGCAAGTGCAGCGGCCCTTTCTTTTTGTGCCTTGCCACCACCTCCACCGTGCAATGCAGTTTCCTTTCCTTCCTCAGTTCCAAGCTCCTTAAGCATTTGCTTGATATCACCGGacatgtttatgttatatgttgGATCTGAATTCATTTTCTGTTGTTCTGAGTAAAGAAAACAGAAGTTCTTAAAGCTAATATAAGTAACAATGATAAAAGCAGCAATATCAAGATTCAAGACCAGCAAGAGATCAGTAGCTCAGAAAAGATGGATGAGCTGCGGGCTATATCATACCTTCATCCTCaactttcaaattttgtttGACATGATCAAAATCCAGAAGCACCTTCTGGTCAAGTGCATTAGGATTCTGCAAAGCACACATGCACAAACATCAACATGATATTAAGCCAGTGAAATGTAAATGAATATGCAGAAAATGTTCTCAATCAAAGCCAACTGACCTGAATTGTTATAAGGTCATCCTTAGTAAACGCCTCATCAGTGAGAAGCTCCTTCCAGTTTTTTGTCTTGATGTTTAACTCTTTAACGGCCTATTTACCACAAActtacataaataaaaataccatctaaaaaactaaattagcaGCGTTAACACTAAGAatcctgaaaaaaaaaatacctcgTAGCAGAAGACATTTCCAGTAGTCTTGACTGCCACAATGTGTGTAAATTCAGTGAAAACTTTGTTTAGCACTGGACAGTGATATTCTCCTGCAGAGTAACAAAGAAAGGTCATTCATTACAAAGCAGCCAGCGAGCAAACCAAATGAATATATTAAATGAAACATCTACCGGAAAATCATAAATACATCTCATACAAACCTTATCctcaaacaaaataaacaaatcgTATGTAACATGataaaatttaagtttaaaCAATGGCACAGCTTCGCAAGAATAATATCTATGTAATTTCAGAGAACAAAAACAAGTGCTTAAGCTTAGTTGACCAGTTTCAACAAATATGTCAGCAAGTCTAATTAGCAAAATAATTCACTTTCTATTGACAATGACAATAATTGATAAGGATTTTTGAAAAACAGTTTATTGGCATTACAGTCATCAAGAGTACACCATCTAGTAGTTTCAAAGTTTTTCTGTTAGTTATTTGGTATAAACTGCATAATCCGTAGAACTATGGAGACTAATTCCTCAAGTCGAGTAAGACCATATACAAACTCTTCCTCGAGAGCTTTAACGGTGTTGTGTTCCCGATGCTAGATATTTGAACTTGAGACCAACAGTTAAGCCGAAAGAGACTCATGCGTCTCATCCAAACGTGTTAGTTTGTAAAAATTCAGGATCTCAACAACAAGCCTTATCACACTAAGTGGGGCCCTCTACATGGATCAAACGACATCTTAATTTCTATTATATACCATATTTCTATCCAACTCATTAATCTCTAGATCTTTCCTAAtagtttctcttatattttttataggtAATTTTGCAAAAAGTAATTATTAGTTCttgaaatcaaattttattgaaGTAAGACTTCCAATTTTTTACCATACTATGCTGTTGTTTGGTATGTTGCTATgtttttattgtatatataCCAAATTTTTATTATAGCCCCCTTGCTTCCACCATAGGCCACAACATAACGTACCATGTTGGCATGTTGCTATGGAAGATTTAGGTTTACTGTCATGAACCATCACCACCATTATTAACATTGATTAAATTTCATTTCTCCTGATCAATGTTATTACAACTATATACAAGCAAAGAAAGTAATTCTTGAGATTTATTCGAGGGGGATGCAGTTTTACCTAGACATTGAttcaacacacacacacacacacacacactagaAGTCTAGGACAACGGAAAAAAATGTCCATTATATTTGACAGAATAAGGTCCCCCGGGATTTTCCATTCCATGAAATAAGtgcaagaaaataaaagtatgCCAAGTgaattaactaactaactaactatgcTCTTACCAAGTAGACCTGAcctaaaagataaaattttcatatttaggGCAAACCATTcgaaaaaacattatttttccGATGCAATAGAAAAAATCCTTCATCCCAAACATAATAGGAGAAACTATAGGCTGAACCATTATGGCCAATCTTACATATACACAAAATCCCCATTGTCATATTTTAAGTCAGGCACCACTCCAGTAGTATAAACATGTGGAAAACTAGTCACAATGATAACTCAAAGTCAACTTATCAGATTTTAATTTGCGGGCACACAATAATTTAAAGGGTCATACTAAACAGCGCCCCTGGGGCAgtggttaaggaaacaaaaatggaAACAAAAGCAAAAGTTTTGAGTAGAAaagattcttttttaaaatttcaaggtTATATTACCATTTTTTGTTCCTTAACCattgcccccggggcactgtttaacatttccCTAATTTAAATTAAAGGAGCCAAAACATGGTGGCCCAGTCTCATACCACAAGTTAGAAGTGAAGCTAATCAactaaaatttcaatccaaatATCAATTTGCAACTGTCCCTAAGCAAAAAAACTCGATGAAGGAACAAAAATAAAGCCAAAATAACACAGAAGATGCAAGAGAGTACTAACCTTCTGAGTTCTTGTGAAAATTTAGTTGGATGAGATCTTGCTGCTTCAAGGGAGCTCCAGTTACAGGATGTTTAccatattttataatatatggaGTTATGTTCCTAAAGCCAAATAGAAAAACCAAGTTATAATCAAGTGGGTGCATATTTGGATTATCTGTGAGTTTTCCATAATTACATTGTGCCATTAGAGCTTCAACAAAATAACCTTGGCTTCATGATTTTGTTAGACTCACCAGGAATCCAAACATACAATGAAGCAAATATGCAAACTTAAAATTATGACATATGAGCCTGCTtgaattggcttatttgagcttatctattgGTATAAGCACTTGTGGgactgtttgggagaacttatggaAACAGCTAATGAGATGTtcttaagttgttttcagcttatttccacaagctctccaagatagcttatgaaaataaattatagctAATACGAAAACAAtttcactttattttatcttttgttatagaaatagcttatatcaTGATAAGCACatatgctataagctgcaaaataaattgtttatccaaataagACCTGTTTGGATTCACTTATTTAAGCTTACCTATTGTCATAAGCACTTATGAAACTGtttgggagagcttatgaaaacagtttatgacatgttcataggttgttttcagcttattttcataaccTCGACAGGATAGCTAAAATAGATTATGGGCCCatttggatttggcttattGTTTAGCTTATgtaaatagcttatgcaaataaataaacttttatgttaattcataagttttcactgacaaaaattgtatctttataagttattttctcaTAATCTACCTTGAAAAACGTATAATAATacatttgcataagttgtttcgcataagctaatccaatacaaaaaaaaaacttcactttattttatcttttattatagaaatagcttatatcaTAATTACTTATCATATGCTATGCTgcaaaataagttgtttatccaaacacgGCCATAAACAGATCACAAAGATACTTACATAACATCGAAAACGCTGCCATCAGGAGTACAAACTGGAAACTCAAACGGAGTAAACGTAAGTCTgaatcaacaaaaacaacaaattattaagcaaaaaaaaaaaaaaattgaatgaaaaattgcaaaaaaattgatgaagcTAAAAAGGGAGTAGAAGAACACACGCGCAGCAATAAAAAGGAAGACGTTTGAAAACGGTGCGATTTTCTTTGGATTTGAAACCTCCCCATTCCGTTGCCCATTCAGTTTTGGTTATGAACATTCGGTCTTTGCTATGCTGCTTTTTCCCCATTCTTAGGGTTTTTGTAAATCGCTACTGTGATAGAGTTTCTTAGTTTCGGGTTGGAGAAAGAAATTTATGGAAGTGATTCGGTTGCCGGCGATTTTCAGATATAAGGAGGGGTGGTACGGTGTATTATCGGTGTCGCGAGCGTCTTCCACAATTTCGCTTGCACCGCCGTAGGGAGGAGGTTCTTGGGCCGGGTTTTTTTTGGGTGGAATTGAGGGATGGTTTGATCCTTTCGGCTTGAGTATTTgaatttaatactatttaaataggctttttattttttgaaaaattatcaaaagtcacataaacaataaaaattagaagaaaGTTATTCTGAAAAAATACGTAGAAGAAAGTAATGAAAGAAAACATACTATAATACTATAatctttgtaccaaaaaaataatactataatctttgttttatgatttataaCATACTCTCTTGGAtctcaaatatataattttttttatgtatttgatataaattttgattatttatttttttgacataggTCTAAATAAATTCTCTCACCCTACCCCCCACCCCCCCACCCCCACACACAAGCACCCCCGGCGAAAGGGGACCAGAAAACGCCTTTAGTTCCcccctccccccccccccccccccccttcgtCGGCCCTTGTCGCCTTCCTTAACAAGCCCTCGAGCCTCCTTTGCGCCGCCTTCTTCATAGAAGCCGAGGGTCGGGTTGATCCCGAAGACCGAATTTTATGGTAGAGAATGCTGCTTTAATAAGAATTTGGCCATGAGAGACCTTATTAAGTATTGCAAAAGAAAGGGTCTGCTGATAGAGCTGGGCGGGGAGGCGAGACTAGTTATCAGGTCAGAGAGAGGCCTGGCCCGTAAACAACCccccttaaaaataaaaaacccatTATTTCATAAGGATTTGTTACGTGTGATATGCCGACGACTTACTACTGGGAATCGTGGGTGTCAGAGTGAAAGTTTTTAATCTCTGCAATTACATGTAGAGGATATCTAATTCATAAAATAATGACTCACATTATTGGATTGTGTCAAATTCTCTAAGACAATTGAGCTCTCATCGTTTGGATGTCTAAGAGCATATCCAATGtttgaattttcaaatttatgagCACACAAAAACCATTTTATAGTATTCGAGCACATCTAATCTTCTGCAACGGTTGGATGATAGTTTTCATGCTAGAACAAgttgataagtgccaaaaagtaGTTGAATTATATTATGAATTAAGGCAATTATTGACTTATTTTGCAAGATTTATGTATATAAGTCCCCAATAACTTGTACATATATGTGTTGATCTAATTTTGGTTAGTTTATCTTTAATCCCAACCATTTCGATAGGTTTTTGTaattaaagttgaattttttatgaTGAATTAATGTTTGAACTGATATATGATGGCTGGGCTAGAGAAAGCCAGAGAAAGATAGAAATCTGGTTGAATTGGCAGAGAGTTACTGGCTGAAGCCAGAGAAAGCTACCGACCCTGTTGATTTGGCAAAATGTTTCTGGCTGggccagagaaagccagaagAGCTGAGAGGTGACTCAGAGGACTAGTGGGACACGTGTTAGCAAACCCAGCTGTGAAGTAATGTAGCTAGCTGGGCGACCAAATTGCTGGT
It contains:
- the LOC123906320 gene encoding peptidyl-prolyl cis-trans isomerase CYP65, which produces MGKKQHSKDRMFITKTEWATEWGGFKSKENRTVFKRLPFYCCALTFTPFEFPVCTPDGSVFDVMNITPYIIKYGKHPVTGAPLKQQDLIQLNFHKNSEGEYHCPVLNKVFTEFTHIVAVKTTGNVFCYEAVKELNIKTKNWKELLTDEAFTKDDLITIQNPNALDQKVLLDFDHVKQNLKVEDEEQQKMNSDPTYNINMSGDIKQMLKELGTEEGKETALHGGGGGKAQKERAAALAAILAARSHVKEDSKSNADGAPQALSIVDAASAALHGRSAAAAKATSSDKTAARIAMHVAGDRAPVNAKMVKSRYTTGAASRSFTSTSYDPVTKNDYEYVKVEKNPKKKGYVQLHTTHGDLNIELHCDIAPRACENFITLCERGYYNGVAFHRSIRNFMIQGGDPTGTGKGGESIWGKPFKDELNSKLVHSRRGVVSMANSGPHTNGSQFFILYKSANHLNFKHTVFGIVVGGLPTLTTMEKVPVDDSDRPLEEIKITGVTTFVNPYTEPDEEEEQANAKEKNANDEENDKVGSWYSNPGAGTSESGGTGGGVGKYLKAKNVSAEPAAVDTATAVVGKKRKAVVSGEFKDFSAW